Proteins from one Hemiscyllium ocellatum isolate sHemOce1 chromosome 6, sHemOce1.pat.X.cur, whole genome shotgun sequence genomic window:
- the LOC132816951 gene encoding zygote arrest protein 1.S-like, whose translation MEGFVYSPLNTHAYNNSKSRQQNWSRKTYPHGTVEAVEYLDNYKRAQLRAILSQVNPNLTPRLRKANTKEIGIQVNPKVDASVQCSLGPRTLPRQKRRAVPEGAGARSRSPSPEGAAEAGDDPEPDGASSQSPTVVRFSRPIAIYSPAFDRGPGEKDVAPGRQLQEEEEKTHSEDWENDPPSQQEQAGAPLSERANLDKAALKEEDQAKSEQENKQETKAGENSQKFRFQFLEQKYGYYHCKDCNIRWESAYVWCISGTNKVYFKQFCRKCDKGYNPYRVEAILCQTCFKTRCTCTQKKRHIDPKRPHRQELCGRCRGKRISCDNTFSFKYIV comes from the exons ATGGAGGGGTTTGTGTATTCACCCCTCAATACACATGCTTATAACAACTCGAAATCAAGGCAGCAGAATTGGAGTCGGAAGACCTACCCGCATGGGACTGTGGAAGCGGTTGAATATTTGGataactacaagagggcacagctGAGAGCTATTCTCTCCCAAGTGAACCCCAACCTGACCCCACGCCTGAGAAAAGCAAATACCAAAGAGATTGGGATCCAGGTGAACCCGAAAGTGGATGCTTCTGTCCAGTGCTCCCTGGGGCCCAGGACACTTCCTCGCCAGAAGAGGCGAGCAGTCCCTGAAGGAGCAGGGGCGCGGAGCCGCTCACCGTCCCCTGAAGGAGCTGCAGAAGCCGGTGATGACCCAGAGCCTGACGGAGCCTCATCCCAGTCTCCGACGGTCGTGCGGTTCTCTCGGCCCATTGCCATCTACTCGCCGGCATTTGATCGGGGCCCAGGAGAGAAAGATGTTGCTCCAGGGAGGCAGCTgcaggaggaggaagagaagacCCATTCGGAAGACTGGGAGAATGATCCCCCGTCACAACAGGAACAAGCGGGGGCCCCTCTGTCTGAGCGGGCAAACCTGGACAAGGCTGCTCTGAAGGAAGAGGACCAAGCCAAATCTGAGCAGGAGAACAAGCAAGAAACCAAAGCAGGCGAAAACAGCCAGAAGTTCAGATTTCAG TTTCTGGAGCAGAAATATGGATACTATCATTGCAAAGACTGCAATATCCGATGGGAAAGTGCTTATGTCTGGTGCATTTCTGGAACCAACAAG GTTTACTTCAAGCAATTTTGTCGCAAGTGTGATAAAGGGTataatccctacagggtggaagctATTCTGTGCCAG ACTTGCTTCAAAACCCGCTGCACCTGCACTCAGAAGAAGCGTCATATTGACCCAAAAAGACCACACCGTCAAGAGTTATGTGGCCGTTGCCGAGGCAAGAGAATATCCTGTGATAATACATTCAGCTTCAAGTATATTGTCTGA